A genome region from Megalobrama amblycephala isolate DHTTF-2021 linkage group LG16, ASM1881202v1, whole genome shotgun sequence includes the following:
- the ssh2a gene encoding protein phosphatase Slingshot homolog 2 isoform X2, which produces MALVIVQRSPTPSTASSPCVSEAGSAEDDRRSQPRSISENFLTVKGAALFLPRGNGSSSSPAPRITQRRNKHTGDLQQHLQIMFTLLRPEDTIRLAVRLESAYTLRTRYMVIVSTNGRQDTEESVVLGMDFSNSDRTCTVGLVLPLWSDTLIHLDGDGGFSVSTVNRVHVFKPVSVQAMWSALQSLHKVCEVARCHNYYPGSLFLTWVSYYQSRVSSDQHCINEWNAMRDVQSHRADSPVLFTDVPTERERTERLIKARLREIMMQKDLENVTSKEIRTELEMQMVCNLREFKEFIDNEMIVILGQMDSPTEIFDHVFLGSEWNASNLEELQNSGVRYILNVTREIDNFFPGLFEYHNIRVYDEEATNLLEYWNETYKFISKAKKAGVKCLVHCKMGVSRSASTVIAYAMKEYGWDLERAFDHVKERRTVTKPNPSFMKQLEEYQGILLASKQRHNKLWRSHSDSDLSEGHELLCKAPRSLDRSDTHNNNGPPSIQQMLGIAVLESLTNPQPVTGNTHMKSGELPSELAHEDPFLPPRPRQRAATVVPEQNMAKNSCKNHVVREPVARCHPPPSIHVLAPPLSPEEREGDATSDLGAQSSLQVPEPKTDTVELSPDTPDHNDSYQVSQSLELCLESAVSKDEGILPSSSTPEADSPSGAPAVPELDSSDDNNNHNAADLGAADDSVNAGVSRLSTDSIDFFSAREKFLCLSQDSHPRSFSEMTAVRPPQSRCTPPLDDPSEEADECHAHSETNSDAVPQPPHHDNSVCVRHIVTELESISHTCSPPLARNSPQSATPEEVDEQIASVPHSPSDRPSGSVRRATEQLELILRQGQEVPRSPLPSPCLDCSEPQSFSGKPECTATTTCTEKQKTTDRKGGNTKVLDDEDSGIIPDPSFSLYLEGSVSVEADQITLNPTLEPSSGSSSMLWLEGVTELETDVDDPLRPQFRLARSNEDLQKIQETLRELQAFLYEAGGLGVCTGQVEENQPLKGQWDSIDGEQRLEPKAPAVWQRAMEIEARIRQAGLTPPSLMKRSASLAKLDRLELSTNDLSDWDFHPATTGFHQPPSSSLSTFHSLPLTHSHDDAHKKQRVLPQSPSTPDSAVHLIEADRTEGSAHLSHSCLQKTQVGGARPPEHTPVQPTVSVSTRQHIKTHPVRRFRKASDKKKTVTVLYNTM; this is translated from the exons TATCAGCGAGAACTTCCTAACAGTCAAAGGTGCCGCCCTCTTCTTACCTCGGGGAAATGGCTCCTCCTCTTCTCCGGCACCCCGCATCACACAGCGGCGTAACAAACACACAG GTGACCTTCAGCAACATTTGCAGATCATGTTCACCCTGCTGCGTCCAGAGGACACTATCCGCCTG GCTGTCCGGTTAGAGAGCGCCTACACCCTGCGTACACGGTACATGGTGATCGTCTCCACCAACGGTAGACAGGACACAGAAGAAAGTGTGGTGCTGGGAATGGATTTTAGCAATTCAGATCG CACTTGCACAGTTGGGCTGGTTTTACCCTTGTGGAGCGATACACTTATACACTTGGATGGAGACGG TGGCTTCAGTGTGTCCACCGTTAACAGAGTCCACGTCTTCAAACCAGTCTCAGTGCAGGCCATGTG GTCAGCCTTGCAGTCCCTGCATAAGGTTTGCGAGGTGGCCCGATGTCATAACTACTACCCTGGCAGTCTCTTCCTGACCTGGGTCAGTTACTATCAGAGCCGTGTGTCCTCCGACCAGCACTGCATAAATGAGTGGAACGCCATGCGAGACGTGCAGTCCCACCGTGCAGACTCGCCCGTGCTCTTCACTGATGT GCCAACTGAGAGAGAACGCACAGAGAGACTGATTAAGGCCCGTTTGAGAGAGATCATGATGCAGAAGGACCTGGAGAACGTTACTTCAAAAGAG ATTCGGACGGAGCTAGAGATGCAGATGGTTTGCAACCTGCGGGAGTTCAAGGAGTTCATCGATAATGAGATGATTGTTATCCTGGGTCAGATGGATAGCCCCACCGAGATCTTCGACCATGTCTTTCTG GGTTCAGAGTGGAATGCCTCTAACCTCGAGGAGCTCCAGAACAGTGG AGTTCGCTACATCCTGAATGTGACGCGAGAGATTGATAATTTCTTCCCGGGGCTTTTCGAGTATCACAACATCCGAGTGTATGATGAGGAGGCCACAAACCTTTTGGAGTATTGGAATGAAACCTACAAGTTTATTTCCAAAGCCAA GAAAGCTGGGGTGAAGTGTCTGGTACACTGTAAGATGGGAGTGAGTCGTTCTGCCTCCACCGTGATCGCATACGCTATGAAGGAGTACGGCTGGGACCTGGAGAGAGCCTTTGATCATGTGAAGGAACGGCGCACCGTCACCAAACCAAACCCATCCTTCATGAAGCAGCTGGAAGAGTACCAGGGTATCCTGCTAGCCAG CAAACAGAGGCATAACAAGCTGTGGCGTTCCCACTCAGATAGTGATCTGTCGGAGGGTCATGAGCTGCTGTGCAAGGCACCTCGCTCGCTGGACCGCTCGgacacacacaacaacaacGGTCCTCCTTCCATCCAGCAGATGCTGGGCATTGCTGTGCTTGAGTCCCTTACCAATCCACAGCCTGTTACAGGCAACACCCATATGAAATCGGGAGAGTTGCCCTCTGAGCTGGCACATGAGGACCCCTTCCTCCCGCCTCGCCCCAGACAACGAGCGGCTACAGTGGTGCCTGAGCAGAATATGGCAAAGAACTCTTGCAAGAACCATGTGGTGAGAGAGCCTGTCGCTCGTTGCCACCCTCCTCCCTCTATACATGTTCTCGCTCCTCCTCTTTCGCCAGAGGAGAGAGAGGGCGATGCAACTTCAGACCTCGGCGCCCAGTCGTCTCTCCAAGTGCCTGAGCCAAAAACAGATACTGTTGAGTTGTCCCCTGACACGCCTGATCACAATGACTCTTATCAAGTGTCACAAAGCTTAGAACTGTGTCTGGAAAGTGCTGTCAGTAAAGATGAAGGGATTCTGCCTTCTTCAAGCACGCCCGAGGCTGACAGCCCCTCAGGAGCCCCTGCGGTTCCCGAGCTGGACTCCAGTGATGATAACAACAACCACAACGCTGCAGATCTAGGAGCAGCAGATGACTCTGTGAATGCCGGCGTGTCCCGCCTTAGCACAGATAGCATTGACTTCTTTAGTGCCAGAGAGAAGTTCCTCTGCCTGTCCCAGGACAGTCACCCTCGCTCCTTTTCTGAAATGACCGCTGTGCGGCCGCCTCAATCCAGATGCACCCCTCCCTTGGATGATCCCAGTGAGGAAGCAGATGAG TGCCACGCCCACTCAGAGACCAATAGCGATGCAGTGCCCCAACCCCCTCACCATGACAACAGCGTGTGTGTGCGTCATATAGTTACTGAACTGGAATCCATATCACACACCTGCAGTCCACCACTGGCACGCAACTCACCTCAATCTGCAACACCGGAGGAGGTGGATGAGCAAATAGCCTCAGTTCCTCACTCTCCCTCTGACAGACCCTCTGGATCTGTACGCCGGGCCACCGAGCAGTTGGAGCTTATACTACGTCAGGGTCAAGAGGTTCCTCGCTCTCCCCTTCCTTCCCCATGTTTGGACTGTTCTGAGCCGCAGTCTTTCTCCGGTAAGCCAGAGTGCACTGCGACCACAACCTGCACTGAGAAACAAAAGACTACAGACAGAAAAGGAGGCAACACCAAAGTGCTTGATGATGAGGACTCTGGTATAATCCCTGATCCTTCCTTCTCACTGTATCTTGAAGGGAGTGTTTCGGTGGAGGCTGATCAGATTACTTTGAACCCCACTCTTGAGCCCAGCTCTGGTTCTTCCTCTATGTTGTGGCTAGAAGGTGTGACCGAGCTGGAGACGGATGTAGACGACCCGTTGAGGCCCCAATTCCGGCTGGCACGCAGCAATGAGGACTTGCAGAAGATCCAGGAGACTCTCCGTGAGCTCCAGGCTTTTTTATACGAGGCTGGAGGACTTGGGGTCTGCACTGGACAAGTTGAGGAGAACCAGCCACTCAAGGGCCAGTGGGACTCAATAGATGGGGAGCAGCGCTTGGAGCCTAAAGCGCCCGCGGTGTGGCAGAGAGCCATGGAAATCGAGGCCCGCATCAGACAGGCCGGACTTACCCCTCCGTCGCTCATGAAACGCTCTGCCTCACTTGCTAAACTTGACCGGCTAGAGCTGTCTACTAACGACTTGAGCGACTGGGACTTCCATCCGGCGACCACAGGGTTCCATCAACCCCCTTCTTCCTCTTTATCCACCTTTCACTCCTTGCCACTGACCCACAGCCATGATGACGCCCATAAGAAGCAGCGTGTTCTACCTCAGAGCCCTTCCACTCCTGATTCCGCCGTCCATTTGATAGAGGCAGACAGGACTGAAGGCTCCGCCCACCTCTCACACTCATGTCTGCAGAAAACACAAGTGGGTGGGGCCAGGCCCCCTGAACACACTCCTGTCCAGCCCACCGTTTCCGTGTCCACACGACAACATATAAAGACTCATCCCGTTCGCCGCTTCCGCAAGGCGTCGGACAAGAAAAAGACAGTCACTGTTTTGTACAACACCATGTGA
- the ssh2a gene encoding protein phosphatase Slingshot homolog 2 isoform X1 produces MTLESVAITESSSARGFCSCCGAKIMPYFSDNAVASQNQINQLISENFLTVKGAALFLPRGNGSSSSPAPRITQRRNKHTGDLQQHLQIMFTLLRPEDTIRLAVRLESAYTLRTRYMVIVSTNGRQDTEESVVLGMDFSNSDRTCTVGLVLPLWSDTLIHLDGDGGFSVSTVNRVHVFKPVSVQAMWSALQSLHKVCEVARCHNYYPGSLFLTWVSYYQSRVSSDQHCINEWNAMRDVQSHRADSPVLFTDVPTERERTERLIKARLREIMMQKDLENVTSKEIRTELEMQMVCNLREFKEFIDNEMIVILGQMDSPTEIFDHVFLGSEWNASNLEELQNSGVRYILNVTREIDNFFPGLFEYHNIRVYDEEATNLLEYWNETYKFISKAKKAGVKCLVHCKMGVSRSASTVIAYAMKEYGWDLERAFDHVKERRTVTKPNPSFMKQLEEYQGILLASKQRHNKLWRSHSDSDLSEGHELLCKAPRSLDRSDTHNNNGPPSIQQMLGIAVLESLTNPQPVTGNTHMKSGELPSELAHEDPFLPPRPRQRAATVVPEQNMAKNSCKNHVVREPVARCHPPPSIHVLAPPLSPEEREGDATSDLGAQSSLQVPEPKTDTVELSPDTPDHNDSYQVSQSLELCLESAVSKDEGILPSSSTPEADSPSGAPAVPELDSSDDNNNHNAADLGAADDSVNAGVSRLSTDSIDFFSAREKFLCLSQDSHPRSFSEMTAVRPPQSRCTPPLDDPSEEADECHAHSETNSDAVPQPPHHDNSVCVRHIVTELESISHTCSPPLARNSPQSATPEEVDEQIASVPHSPSDRPSGSVRRATEQLELILRQGQEVPRSPLPSPCLDCSEPQSFSGKPECTATTTCTEKQKTTDRKGGNTKVLDDEDSGIIPDPSFSLYLEGSVSVEADQITLNPTLEPSSGSSSMLWLEGVTELETDVDDPLRPQFRLARSNEDLQKIQETLRELQAFLYEAGGLGVCTGQVEENQPLKGQWDSIDGEQRLEPKAPAVWQRAMEIEARIRQAGLTPPSLMKRSASLAKLDRLELSTNDLSDWDFHPATTGFHQPPSSSLSTFHSLPLTHSHDDAHKKQRVLPQSPSTPDSAVHLIEADRTEGSAHLSHSCLQKTQVGGARPPEHTPVQPTVSVSTRQHIKTHPVRRFRKASDKKKTVTVLYNTM; encoded by the exons ATGACCCTGGAGAGTGTGGCGATCACGGAGAGCTCCTCTGCCCGGGGATTCTGCTCCTGCTGCGGGGCAAAAATCATGCCGTACTTCTCCGACAACGCGGTCGCTTCTCAAAACCAGATCAACCAGCT TATCAGCGAGAACTTCCTAACAGTCAAAGGTGCCGCCCTCTTCTTACCTCGGGGAAATGGCTCCTCCTCTTCTCCGGCACCCCGCATCACACAGCGGCGTAACAAACACACAG GTGACCTTCAGCAACATTTGCAGATCATGTTCACCCTGCTGCGTCCAGAGGACACTATCCGCCTG GCTGTCCGGTTAGAGAGCGCCTACACCCTGCGTACACGGTACATGGTGATCGTCTCCACCAACGGTAGACAGGACACAGAAGAAAGTGTGGTGCTGGGAATGGATTTTAGCAATTCAGATCG CACTTGCACAGTTGGGCTGGTTTTACCCTTGTGGAGCGATACACTTATACACTTGGATGGAGACGG TGGCTTCAGTGTGTCCACCGTTAACAGAGTCCACGTCTTCAAACCAGTCTCAGTGCAGGCCATGTG GTCAGCCTTGCAGTCCCTGCATAAGGTTTGCGAGGTGGCCCGATGTCATAACTACTACCCTGGCAGTCTCTTCCTGACCTGGGTCAGTTACTATCAGAGCCGTGTGTCCTCCGACCAGCACTGCATAAATGAGTGGAACGCCATGCGAGACGTGCAGTCCCACCGTGCAGACTCGCCCGTGCTCTTCACTGATGT GCCAACTGAGAGAGAACGCACAGAGAGACTGATTAAGGCCCGTTTGAGAGAGATCATGATGCAGAAGGACCTGGAGAACGTTACTTCAAAAGAG ATTCGGACGGAGCTAGAGATGCAGATGGTTTGCAACCTGCGGGAGTTCAAGGAGTTCATCGATAATGAGATGATTGTTATCCTGGGTCAGATGGATAGCCCCACCGAGATCTTCGACCATGTCTTTCTG GGTTCAGAGTGGAATGCCTCTAACCTCGAGGAGCTCCAGAACAGTGG AGTTCGCTACATCCTGAATGTGACGCGAGAGATTGATAATTTCTTCCCGGGGCTTTTCGAGTATCACAACATCCGAGTGTATGATGAGGAGGCCACAAACCTTTTGGAGTATTGGAATGAAACCTACAAGTTTATTTCCAAAGCCAA GAAAGCTGGGGTGAAGTGTCTGGTACACTGTAAGATGGGAGTGAGTCGTTCTGCCTCCACCGTGATCGCATACGCTATGAAGGAGTACGGCTGGGACCTGGAGAGAGCCTTTGATCATGTGAAGGAACGGCGCACCGTCACCAAACCAAACCCATCCTTCATGAAGCAGCTGGAAGAGTACCAGGGTATCCTGCTAGCCAG CAAACAGAGGCATAACAAGCTGTGGCGTTCCCACTCAGATAGTGATCTGTCGGAGGGTCATGAGCTGCTGTGCAAGGCACCTCGCTCGCTGGACCGCTCGgacacacacaacaacaacGGTCCTCCTTCCATCCAGCAGATGCTGGGCATTGCTGTGCTTGAGTCCCTTACCAATCCACAGCCTGTTACAGGCAACACCCATATGAAATCGGGAGAGTTGCCCTCTGAGCTGGCACATGAGGACCCCTTCCTCCCGCCTCGCCCCAGACAACGAGCGGCTACAGTGGTGCCTGAGCAGAATATGGCAAAGAACTCTTGCAAGAACCATGTGGTGAGAGAGCCTGTCGCTCGTTGCCACCCTCCTCCCTCTATACATGTTCTCGCTCCTCCTCTTTCGCCAGAGGAGAGAGAGGGCGATGCAACTTCAGACCTCGGCGCCCAGTCGTCTCTCCAAGTGCCTGAGCCAAAAACAGATACTGTTGAGTTGTCCCCTGACACGCCTGATCACAATGACTCTTATCAAGTGTCACAAAGCTTAGAACTGTGTCTGGAAAGTGCTGTCAGTAAAGATGAAGGGATTCTGCCTTCTTCAAGCACGCCCGAGGCTGACAGCCCCTCAGGAGCCCCTGCGGTTCCCGAGCTGGACTCCAGTGATGATAACAACAACCACAACGCTGCAGATCTAGGAGCAGCAGATGACTCTGTGAATGCCGGCGTGTCCCGCCTTAGCACAGATAGCATTGACTTCTTTAGTGCCAGAGAGAAGTTCCTCTGCCTGTCCCAGGACAGTCACCCTCGCTCCTTTTCTGAAATGACCGCTGTGCGGCCGCCTCAATCCAGATGCACCCCTCCCTTGGATGATCCCAGTGAGGAAGCAGATGAG TGCCACGCCCACTCAGAGACCAATAGCGATGCAGTGCCCCAACCCCCTCACCATGACAACAGCGTGTGTGTGCGTCATATAGTTACTGAACTGGAATCCATATCACACACCTGCAGTCCACCACTGGCACGCAACTCACCTCAATCTGCAACACCGGAGGAGGTGGATGAGCAAATAGCCTCAGTTCCTCACTCTCCCTCTGACAGACCCTCTGGATCTGTACGCCGGGCCACCGAGCAGTTGGAGCTTATACTACGTCAGGGTCAAGAGGTTCCTCGCTCTCCCCTTCCTTCCCCATGTTTGGACTGTTCTGAGCCGCAGTCTTTCTCCGGTAAGCCAGAGTGCACTGCGACCACAACCTGCACTGAGAAACAAAAGACTACAGACAGAAAAGGAGGCAACACCAAAGTGCTTGATGATGAGGACTCTGGTATAATCCCTGATCCTTCCTTCTCACTGTATCTTGAAGGGAGTGTTTCGGTGGAGGCTGATCAGATTACTTTGAACCCCACTCTTGAGCCCAGCTCTGGTTCTTCCTCTATGTTGTGGCTAGAAGGTGTGACCGAGCTGGAGACGGATGTAGACGACCCGTTGAGGCCCCAATTCCGGCTGGCACGCAGCAATGAGGACTTGCAGAAGATCCAGGAGACTCTCCGTGAGCTCCAGGCTTTTTTATACGAGGCTGGAGGACTTGGGGTCTGCACTGGACAAGTTGAGGAGAACCAGCCACTCAAGGGCCAGTGGGACTCAATAGATGGGGAGCAGCGCTTGGAGCCTAAAGCGCCCGCGGTGTGGCAGAGAGCCATGGAAATCGAGGCCCGCATCAGACAGGCCGGACTTACCCCTCCGTCGCTCATGAAACGCTCTGCCTCACTTGCTAAACTTGACCGGCTAGAGCTGTCTACTAACGACTTGAGCGACTGGGACTTCCATCCGGCGACCACAGGGTTCCATCAACCCCCTTCTTCCTCTTTATCCACCTTTCACTCCTTGCCACTGACCCACAGCCATGATGACGCCCATAAGAAGCAGCGTGTTCTACCTCAGAGCCCTTCCACTCCTGATTCCGCCGTCCATTTGATAGAGGCAGACAGGACTGAAGGCTCCGCCCACCTCTCACACTCATGTCTGCAGAAAACACAAGTGGGTGGGGCCAGGCCCCCTGAACACACTCCTGTCCAGCCCACCGTTTCCGTGTCCACACGACAACATATAAAGACTCATCCCGTTCGCCGCTTCCGCAAGGCGTCGGACAAGAAAAAGACAGTCACTGTTTTGTACAACACCATGTGA
- the ssh2a gene encoding protein phosphatase Slingshot homolog 2 isoform X3: protein MACSGCSSISENFLTVKGAALFLPRGNGSSSSPAPRITQRRNKHTGDLQQHLQIMFTLLRPEDTIRLAVRLESAYTLRTRYMVIVSTNGRQDTEESVVLGMDFSNSDRTCTVGLVLPLWSDTLIHLDGDGGFSVSTVNRVHVFKPVSVQAMWSALQSLHKVCEVARCHNYYPGSLFLTWVSYYQSRVSSDQHCINEWNAMRDVQSHRADSPVLFTDVPTERERTERLIKARLREIMMQKDLENVTSKEIRTELEMQMVCNLREFKEFIDNEMIVILGQMDSPTEIFDHVFLGSEWNASNLEELQNSGVRYILNVTREIDNFFPGLFEYHNIRVYDEEATNLLEYWNETYKFISKAKKAGVKCLVHCKMGVSRSASTVIAYAMKEYGWDLERAFDHVKERRTVTKPNPSFMKQLEEYQGILLASKQRHNKLWRSHSDSDLSEGHELLCKAPRSLDRSDTHNNNGPPSIQQMLGIAVLESLTNPQPVTGNTHMKSGELPSELAHEDPFLPPRPRQRAATVVPEQNMAKNSCKNHVVREPVARCHPPPSIHVLAPPLSPEEREGDATSDLGAQSSLQVPEPKTDTVELSPDTPDHNDSYQVSQSLELCLESAVSKDEGILPSSSTPEADSPSGAPAVPELDSSDDNNNHNAADLGAADDSVNAGVSRLSTDSIDFFSAREKFLCLSQDSHPRSFSEMTAVRPPQSRCTPPLDDPSEEADECHAHSETNSDAVPQPPHHDNSVCVRHIVTELESISHTCSPPLARNSPQSATPEEVDEQIASVPHSPSDRPSGSVRRATEQLELILRQGQEVPRSPLPSPCLDCSEPQSFSGKPECTATTTCTEKQKTTDRKGGNTKVLDDEDSGIIPDPSFSLYLEGSVSVEADQITLNPTLEPSSGSSSMLWLEGVTELETDVDDPLRPQFRLARSNEDLQKIQETLRELQAFLYEAGGLGVCTGQVEENQPLKGQWDSIDGEQRLEPKAPAVWQRAMEIEARIRQAGLTPPSLMKRSASLAKLDRLELSTNDLSDWDFHPATTGFHQPPSSSLSTFHSLPLTHSHDDAHKKQRVLPQSPSTPDSAVHLIEADRTEGSAHLSHSCLQKTQVGGARPPEHTPVQPTVSVSTRQHIKTHPVRRFRKASDKKKTVTVLYNTM from the exons ATGGCATGTTCTGGATGTAGTAG TATCAGCGAGAACTTCCTAACAGTCAAAGGTGCCGCCCTCTTCTTACCTCGGGGAAATGGCTCCTCCTCTTCTCCGGCACCCCGCATCACACAGCGGCGTAACAAACACACAG GTGACCTTCAGCAACATTTGCAGATCATGTTCACCCTGCTGCGTCCAGAGGACACTATCCGCCTG GCTGTCCGGTTAGAGAGCGCCTACACCCTGCGTACACGGTACATGGTGATCGTCTCCACCAACGGTAGACAGGACACAGAAGAAAGTGTGGTGCTGGGAATGGATTTTAGCAATTCAGATCG CACTTGCACAGTTGGGCTGGTTTTACCCTTGTGGAGCGATACACTTATACACTTGGATGGAGACGG TGGCTTCAGTGTGTCCACCGTTAACAGAGTCCACGTCTTCAAACCAGTCTCAGTGCAGGCCATGTG GTCAGCCTTGCAGTCCCTGCATAAGGTTTGCGAGGTGGCCCGATGTCATAACTACTACCCTGGCAGTCTCTTCCTGACCTGGGTCAGTTACTATCAGAGCCGTGTGTCCTCCGACCAGCACTGCATAAATGAGTGGAACGCCATGCGAGACGTGCAGTCCCACCGTGCAGACTCGCCCGTGCTCTTCACTGATGT GCCAACTGAGAGAGAACGCACAGAGAGACTGATTAAGGCCCGTTTGAGAGAGATCATGATGCAGAAGGACCTGGAGAACGTTACTTCAAAAGAG ATTCGGACGGAGCTAGAGATGCAGATGGTTTGCAACCTGCGGGAGTTCAAGGAGTTCATCGATAATGAGATGATTGTTATCCTGGGTCAGATGGATAGCCCCACCGAGATCTTCGACCATGTCTTTCTG GGTTCAGAGTGGAATGCCTCTAACCTCGAGGAGCTCCAGAACAGTGG AGTTCGCTACATCCTGAATGTGACGCGAGAGATTGATAATTTCTTCCCGGGGCTTTTCGAGTATCACAACATCCGAGTGTATGATGAGGAGGCCACAAACCTTTTGGAGTATTGGAATGAAACCTACAAGTTTATTTCCAAAGCCAA GAAAGCTGGGGTGAAGTGTCTGGTACACTGTAAGATGGGAGTGAGTCGTTCTGCCTCCACCGTGATCGCATACGCTATGAAGGAGTACGGCTGGGACCTGGAGAGAGCCTTTGATCATGTGAAGGAACGGCGCACCGTCACCAAACCAAACCCATCCTTCATGAAGCAGCTGGAAGAGTACCAGGGTATCCTGCTAGCCAG CAAACAGAGGCATAACAAGCTGTGGCGTTCCCACTCAGATAGTGATCTGTCGGAGGGTCATGAGCTGCTGTGCAAGGCACCTCGCTCGCTGGACCGCTCGgacacacacaacaacaacGGTCCTCCTTCCATCCAGCAGATGCTGGGCATTGCTGTGCTTGAGTCCCTTACCAATCCACAGCCTGTTACAGGCAACACCCATATGAAATCGGGAGAGTTGCCCTCTGAGCTGGCACATGAGGACCCCTTCCTCCCGCCTCGCCCCAGACAACGAGCGGCTACAGTGGTGCCTGAGCAGAATATGGCAAAGAACTCTTGCAAGAACCATGTGGTGAGAGAGCCTGTCGCTCGTTGCCACCCTCCTCCCTCTATACATGTTCTCGCTCCTCCTCTTTCGCCAGAGGAGAGAGAGGGCGATGCAACTTCAGACCTCGGCGCCCAGTCGTCTCTCCAAGTGCCTGAGCCAAAAACAGATACTGTTGAGTTGTCCCCTGACACGCCTGATCACAATGACTCTTATCAAGTGTCACAAAGCTTAGAACTGTGTCTGGAAAGTGCTGTCAGTAAAGATGAAGGGATTCTGCCTTCTTCAAGCACGCCCGAGGCTGACAGCCCCTCAGGAGCCCCTGCGGTTCCCGAGCTGGACTCCAGTGATGATAACAACAACCACAACGCTGCAGATCTAGGAGCAGCAGATGACTCTGTGAATGCCGGCGTGTCCCGCCTTAGCACAGATAGCATTGACTTCTTTAGTGCCAGAGAGAAGTTCCTCTGCCTGTCCCAGGACAGTCACCCTCGCTCCTTTTCTGAAATGACCGCTGTGCGGCCGCCTCAATCCAGATGCACCCCTCCCTTGGATGATCCCAGTGAGGAAGCAGATGAG TGCCACGCCCACTCAGAGACCAATAGCGATGCAGTGCCCCAACCCCCTCACCATGACAACAGCGTGTGTGTGCGTCATATAGTTACTGAACTGGAATCCATATCACACACCTGCAGTCCACCACTGGCACGCAACTCACCTCAATCTGCAACACCGGAGGAGGTGGATGAGCAAATAGCCTCAGTTCCTCACTCTCCCTCTGACAGACCCTCTGGATCTGTACGCCGGGCCACCGAGCAGTTGGAGCTTATACTACGTCAGGGTCAAGAGGTTCCTCGCTCTCCCCTTCCTTCCCCATGTTTGGACTGTTCTGAGCCGCAGTCTTTCTCCGGTAAGCCAGAGTGCACTGCGACCACAACCTGCACTGAGAAACAAAAGACTACAGACAGAAAAGGAGGCAACACCAAAGTGCTTGATGATGAGGACTCTGGTATAATCCCTGATCCTTCCTTCTCACTGTATCTTGAAGGGAGTGTTTCGGTGGAGGCTGATCAGATTACTTTGAACCCCACTCTTGAGCCCAGCTCTGGTTCTTCCTCTATGTTGTGGCTAGAAGGTGTGACCGAGCTGGAGACGGATGTAGACGACCCGTTGAGGCCCCAATTCCGGCTGGCACGCAGCAATGAGGACTTGCAGAAGATCCAGGAGACTCTCCGTGAGCTCCAGGCTTTTTTATACGAGGCTGGAGGACTTGGGGTCTGCACTGGACAAGTTGAGGAGAACCAGCCACTCAAGGGCCAGTGGGACTCAATAGATGGGGAGCAGCGCTTGGAGCCTAAAGCGCCCGCGGTGTGGCAGAGAGCCATGGAAATCGAGGCCCGCATCAGACAGGCCGGACTTACCCCTCCGTCGCTCATGAAACGCTCTGCCTCACTTGCTAAACTTGACCGGCTAGAGCTGTCTACTAACGACTTGAGCGACTGGGACTTCCATCCGGCGACCACAGGGTTCCATCAACCCCCTTCTTCCTCTTTATCCACCTTTCACTCCTTGCCACTGACCCACAGCCATGATGACGCCCATAAGAAGCAGCGTGTTCTACCTCAGAGCCCTTCCACTCCTGATTCCGCCGTCCATTTGATAGAGGCAGACAGGACTGAAGGCTCCGCCCACCTCTCACACTCATGTCTGCAGAAAACACAAGTGGGTGGGGCCAGGCCCCCTGAACACACTCCTGTCCAGCCCACCGTTTCCGTGTCCACACGACAACATATAAAGACTCATCCCGTTCGCCGCTTCCGCAAGGCGTCGGACAAGAAAAAGACAGTCACTGTTTTGTACAACACCATGTGA